tataataatataactaaaagaaaagggttgggggtacacgtacttggcacccctaatccccttCCTTTATCCTAATCATCTATCACCAATTTTCACTTTAACCctaatctaaaacaattaatttacactttttggttttacatcacaaatttacactttaacccaatttaaaaataattaacttacattttttgattttccatcaccaatttacactttaacctaatttaaaaataattaattatactttttgatttttccatcactaatttacaagtaaaaataattaatttacactttttggtttttcatcaccaatttacaatttcccTCAATTTAAAGATAACTAgttacacttttcggttttattggtaatgtataatataactcaggtacgacaaaaaaaaaaaaaaaaaaaaaaaaaaagaagaagaagccactatcaactacaaaagggtttttctttttatatactttgcacataattaatcattattattattttttaacattgaattcttatgttattgttattattattaatttttatttagtttgttgACCGttataggttcgttatggctttttcttcaacaacaaaaaatatgaccacattagttcatgtTAAAGATCTTAAGGGGACACATATcaaccatcatttacgactccgtgttgtgcatgtatggactgtttcggagtggaacaacccgaagaaaatcaaaacgttcgagatggtctttgttgatgaattggtatgtattttcaaATTGTATAGTTTAcaattttagaatataagaaactgtaaatttttttatttaattaaagttggaaaaaaaaggggtaaactggaatcaatatttatattgagttcattttcgtattgattaagttatgatatatgacttaactaatctaaatattatatattaaattttgtatttgtaacctatattaactcttaggatttactATTATATCTTTtcataaccttttagatataaagtcaaaatttgctatgagtgggtttctgattattttaatatattaactttgattattttgatattgttttgaaagtagctcattaatggtgtatacttaagatttacgattatatctttctataagcttttagataaaaattcaaattttgctatgagtaagattatgattattttaatatatcgactattAATGATCTAACTTTTTAGCCGCTGTTATTATATCAGGGAAAAATGTTACATATTGAGATTGTGTTGAATGTtatagtatgattatttagcatggtggaacaattcatcattttagtttgtatatgacagatatacttcggaacttatgaaaaacatgatccacgttatgtttaggatttaacacaacaggaGATGGCTTTGCGAGGTTTTTGGCTCGACTCCTTTTTTTAATCAAGAATAtgtttccctatctttcttgcattagccgataaaatcatttcATCGACGTTTGAaatgtccttggttgggttCCTTTTTACCCTGAATAAATTTCCTGGATatgtatgcaaagatgtttattcgattcttatggttaatttgttaggagtttattttttgaaattggattaaatacatagaaacactaagagaacttaccagttttttccatgttttttttttgctatttgcagaGCACTATCATACATAGCCCGGTCAATGGTCAATGGGTggaaaattttaggagtatttatACCGAtgagtggctattcagctaacaaatttccaagttgatttcggtgtatctatttaataaatttgaatttcaatttattatatttgattaatATACTTTGAGATGACCCGTCCATTAGACGGGCTTGAACACTAATACCACGTTAGTTAATTAAGCACcatgtaaaagatatataattatagtGATGATACTTATGTTATGATGATATGttgtttatttccttttaaGTTATTGAATTAATATGTTGCTAGCTACTAACACCATTTAAAAAGTGAATAAATTGATGGTTGTTTATGGAAGTATGAAGATGAAAGCAAGTTAATTGTTGTGAATTGTTATGAGGGTGGTAAAGGAAAAAATTGCACGGGTGGTACTTTTTGAAGTCTCGTAGCGGTTCCAAAGAAATTTTGTAAAGGAAGACCTCGAGATTGCTTTGTGATTGGTGAGAACACCTGTTTGacttttaataaattttcaacattgctGAGTGTTTCCCGTAccaacaaaataaattacaGTAGGCTTGTTTctcttttgtaagttttttttacctttttaattatattgtctttattgtagttgatttAACTATTACTCTCTGtcctattttaattaaataatctatttttactttttaagttttttttttttaactttgtgtgtaaatttctttgtttgtataagtttatattaacgaaaagtatatttaaaacgGAATCCATTCGTATccttttatatcaagtgttataaaatataaacgaAATTATATATAGTCAAAGATGAATGTAGAAGACTAGACAAGTCAAATTGTTATGATATCAAGGTAATTTGATATTTAAAGTGTAAGacgttgttattgttgttgtactGATCAAATTTATCAGTATATTAGTACGTAATCTTTGTTGAAACAGAAGTTGTTCAATCATAATCGAAATTCGAAAGtagttttgtatataaaaagattttcGTATATTATCACAATTGATACTTTTGACTTGCACgcaaacaacaaattaaaaatcaagatGTAACTTTTTTCTGTCATGAATTCTCATACATTCGATTTTAAAGGCGAGCCAATTGTCTGATATCATAAGGAGAAGCATCCATGGGAGATTGTGCGACATATGATCGTGCTGCAAAGAAAGAGTTCACAATTTCCGTGGGATGAAAACCATCGTAGAAAATAGTGACATCGCGGTTGGGGCAAGGGATGGAGTTTGGAATGCATTGTCCATCTGACCTCACTTGGCAACATGGAGGATCTGGCGATACTAAACCTACAAAATCCAAACACttttgtattatttataattctaactaaaaaataaagcaatattatttatatcaaaaattgtAAAGTGTTGTATGATTTCTTTATACCTCCTTCTGGTGTTGAAATGCCGGTCATGTTAATGAAAGTGAATCTTGCATCTTGGAAGTTAGTGTTAATCTCATCAATAACCGGCTTAAGCCTGTTGTTAAACAGTTCAACTGCATCATTGATCGGCTGAACGCATGGTTTTCCTTCTGTGCCAAACCTTGCGATCTCAGCTGGAGTGCACCCTATTAGACTCAACCCAAACACTGCAATTTTTCTTGCTCCCAAATTATACAAATTCTGTCATGTAAAAGATTATTATGGTTCAGCTGTTTAATATGATTGCCTCTTCCAGATCATATGATGAGGTTTTTCGGGATATATAGTCTCAAACagaaattgaatttttttttttttttataacttttaaactttAATCCTAGCTAATCCCCAACCTACACTACACTAAGCCCTCAACAAATTTGaagccaaaaataaaataaaaatatctcatctaaaacttttattatgcaaaaaaaaaaaaaaacatgttttcacCTCCGTTCTTTAGAATTCAATTCCTTGATCTGCCACTGAACAAAATTTGTACAAACTATAATTATGAGAGTGCTTAATTAATTACCATTAGTTGTTTAGAGTATTGTCGGACGAGGACTGCTGCATATTGATCCGGAGTATAGATACGGCTTGTCACGTAATTGTTGGGCATCAAATAGTTGTTGATGTAATCGTTGCTTCCCATTTCTAACACGTAAATGCACTTTTTAAGGTATTCATTAGTAAATGTCTTGTTTCGTTGCAAAAGGGAAAGTCGTGAAATTATTGATGCGTGGTTAAGTAGTTGCCTATTCAAGCTGATCCGATCACCCTgcaaatgtaaattaattagttacaCAAAAATAAATTCACGAATTGAAGCATATATAGTATTAGTTCGTTGTGAACGTTGATTAATTTACCAGATTTCTTCCAGTGTCATCGCGAATACCAGCACCACCGCTACCATAGTTTACCCCCTTGCTGATCTCTGGGTTAGTTGCAGTAGCATAAGGTGGAATGAAGTTATCCACAAAACCTAGAAGTTGTCCTGTAATTAAGCAAAATAATCTTAGTCTCACCATGGAGCTAGCCAGAAAATTTATTTCGAGTGGGCAAATCTTAAAATGTTACTTTTATGATCTTTATTTATTCCCTGAGGCAAAGTTACAAAATATACcctgaaaatgaaatttttttttacattgtaccaaaattcgTACAGGGACACACTacaaaaaatttattgtttgtaCGCACTTTTTCTACGCATTCTTTAAAAGTATGTAGAAATCACTTGCGAAGAAATGATCTTCACACTTATAAGTGCATAAAGTATAAATTTcgtacacacttattagtgtgaaCATCTTTTCTCCACACTTTTAATATGAAGCTTGTagctttttttcactttttaatgtaGATTATCtgtacacatttttaagtgcgaACGATTCAATAAAATTTTACGCACTTTTTGAAATTGTGTAAAATAAAGTGTGTAGAATTGACTAATTTCTTGTAGTGAAAACTGCTCACACTGTCCATGCTAAATCCGTCCATGGTCACTATTTAATTATATCGTTAGTGTTTTTAAGTTAACAtattcagtatatatatatagcttaacAAAATGTGTAGCTAATTCACTATTTTTCGACGtagataaaatttaaataaactGTTTAACCAAAAGCGAGAGAGAGTGGGAGAAAGATAGACCAATGACGTCTGCCTTGGTTCGGCCATTGGTAAATCTTCCGGTTGTGCCTTGAGGAAAGTCAATCCCGTAAGGTGGATAATTTGCTTTAGCCGCGGTTGTGAGTCCGTTGTTATTTCCACTGTCTACCAACGAGTCTCCAAATATGAAGTAGCACGGGACTTGTGGTTCACCGGCAACGACGACCAATGTTTGAAACTGGATCAATGTTGCAACTATCACGAGGATACGAAAGACCATGGTGAAGTTATAAGAAGCCATATGttaatttaattcttttattttcgATAGGAGGGATATGGATTTTGAATGCAAATGCATGCTACTTAAAGAACGAGAGAACGAACGGACtacaattttaaattttatatatattacaagtTGTGTAACGATTTAGTGCCCATGCTTTTGGAAACTACTAGTTAATTTTATGCAAGTTagatttcttttattttttattttctcttcATTATGATCGACGAGGTTTCTCGTTAGTTAGTCAACTATGCAAAATCGAGGATCCATCATATCCTGTTTGTTATTTCTTTAGTTGTTTTTGCCCATAAAAAGTGAATAGAAAACAACAATTCTGTTCGAGTCTACGTGTTTGTAACAATCTTCATACTTCCATtccttttaataatatatatttttttcggCCTATAAATAGTTTAAAGCTTTGCCACGTACGTCAACATCTAACGTCtttcataaaaaagttttatttataatacatgAATTCAAAGTTTATccatactcctttataaaaaatatcattaattatCACACCCCTCTCCTTTTTAGAAATAATTATACAATAGTTATATACGGAATTACTAAATTACCTCTAATAAACACCCactataaaaaagttttataaataccAAATTAAACCTTAACGAATTAAATTACATTCTAAACCTTTATtctaataattaatactttaagctcttatcttttaaaaatttctactctcacaattacatcaacctatatcacttgacaccgccaccaccaccaataataccatcaccAGACATCACTATACCGCCTGCCCCACcaccaccgctgcattgcgcggttATGTATCATTTCAGATTTATTTAGCAAACAAATATTGCACTGGCGCAACATAAAGTGGTGgaatattttttcataaaaagttaAACTGTAATGTAAATAAACGTCGCAAATATTATTAAAGTACATGTGACACGAGGTGATGATGGCCGCAGCTAGCTTCGTTGAAAGCCGTTTCTATATTGTGTACGcgataatatataaaatatactcgtatttattatcattgttagaatatttaaaaatgagaaaagattatgtaaattaaaatataaataataaaaatattatataataaggAAAATcagaatatttaaaatttacaaagatTAAGACCTATCCAAATAATagttaaaaatgtttaaagatAACATGGTTAAATTTATTTATGGATTTTAAAGAATTGCTTAGACGCTAATGGGCCTTAAGTTTACTCGGGCCTATAAAGTAATAGTTATACATAGGCCAGATATTTGGTGCTTATGCATGACCACTATTGGGCCTCTTCTATGTTAAAATAAAACGTTGACATCAGTCTTCGTCCTTCCTCGTAAAatagtttttatctttatcattatcattatatacACTAAAAGAAAACTGATCTAATAGCTTATAATCAATTATAGCTCTCTATTTTATCAAATTGCAAATTAATGATGtagtaattataattataatttacaatttatagaTGTGGTATATCTTAACTGAACATACGTATAGATAtattcaattaaattaaaaaactaattcgATTATATAGACACaagatatagatagattataaaTTTAGAATACTTAtccatattatataataaaacttaTAACAAATACACGTACAACAAATAATATGTTATTTAGGCCTCACTTTTTAGTAAACAAacacatataaaaacataatctTTATATTAAGCACATATGACattatttatttctaaatattgtttaataattatttatgatatgttttatctaaacataaaatataatttctaatattgtaaaataaaaatgtaatacaTCATGTAtctataaagtaaataaatggTAATgacttattatgatttttaatattcatatatCACTAAATATGTCATAATTTACAAATTTGATGGACATATTATGAtgttgtaatattcaaatattgtTAAGCATGTGTAAACAATTTCGATAAGCATATATTTAACAaactatttaaatataaaactcaaagttttaAAACATAGATAcattttttattactaaaaataaactaaatgtTAAACCATAATAAGTtaacatttaatattgataacaaTGTAAGTCTCGTGTTAATACACGGGCCTAGCTAAAATCTAGTAAATGGTATTAAAATCCATAACCTGTTTTTATCActattaacaaattaaattcaTACTTAAAAAGTTTGGAAATTAAATCAACttaagtattttgtttttatcatgTTAATTAGAAAGTAAGTACCTTAcgtgaaaaaagaaaataaataggTACTTTCAAAATGTCGTGTTTGTAAATAAGAATTCTGGGTACAAACAATTAGAAGATCAGAATGATGTACCAATCATGAGAATCATAGTAAGACTAACAACGATACAACATCATGCTTAAAACAAACTATTTcagttaatttttgttattaagttagttaactcatatatatatgagacATATCTACATATAAGGTTTCattatatatactagtataagttttttaaaaaaagagaagTGTTTTTAGTCTTATAAAATACTTGTATGGgaacaaaagaaaatttgagTCTTTTCTGTGTATTATTAATTAGAATTTTGGTACCCGTAGCTTTTTAAATGATGATCAACACAAAAGTAAAAGTTTCTACACAAAATTAACCGTCCTAAAGGTAATTATCAATCATCACATGCATGTTATATTGTTAAGAATATTGTAACTAAACATAATTGATATAGAAATATTTCATTGTCATGTATACAAGAAAACTCAGaataatccaaaaaaaaaaaaaaacaaatatcgtGAAATCTTCTTCAAGATGAACTTAATTGGGAAATATCATAAGGAGACGCGTCCACCGGAGATAGTGAGTTGAATGATCTTTTCGCAAGGACTCTATTTGCGATTTCCGTGGGATGAAAACTGTCGAGGTAAACAGATAAAGCCCGGTTCGGGCATGGAATTGACTCAGGAATGCATTGTCCATCTTCTCGTACTGGACAACAAGGTTTATTTGGCAATGCCACTCCTGCAATTccaaacattattattatctcaTAAACATTGCCAAAAATTCAGCTTCGATGTGtctaatttagttggaactttctATATATAGTAGTAGTCTACCTCCTTTTGGGGCTAAAATGTTTGTAAGGTTAATGAATGTGAATCTTGCATCAGGGTAACCATTGTTGAGCTCATCTACAAGAGGCTTAAGTTGCTGATTAAATACCATAACCGCGTCATTAATCCATTCCACGCAAGGTTTTCCATTCGTGCCAAACCTTTCTATCTCAGCCGGGGCACACCCTATCATACCTAAACCGAATACGGCAATCTTTCTCGCCCCCAATCTGTACAAAGTCTGTCGCATCATTCATTTACAATTTATGAGTATCTTTTGTTAAAGATccaaaaatatatttcataatCATAACAATTTACATTGAAATAGAAGGTAAACAGGCAACAAGCTACAGCTAATTCTAAACAAAATTTCTAGAATAAATAGGtagcttttttcttttgttttttttggcaAACTAACTTGAATAAGAACATTGAAAATGTGTACCTTAAGTTGCTGAGTGTACTGTCGCATTAGGACGGTTGCAAATTGATCCACTGTGTATTGGTGACTCGAAGGGTAATTTGTCGGCATTAGGTAGTTATTGATGTAATCATTGTTTCCAATATTTACTATGTAAAGACATTTACTGAGGTATTCCTCTGTAAATGTCTTGTTATCTTGTTTGAGTGAAAGACGTGAAACTATGGCTTCATGATTAAGTAGTTGCCTACCCAAGCTCACCCGATCAccctgcaaaaaaaaaatgtcgatAAAACACCTAGAATTGATTCCAATACAGTCTCAAGGGTTTTTGTATGCATGTATATCAGGTCTCGTGGCAATGTGTAAACAATTCCAAATTCAAACACCTAACTATTTTGACAAGTTGTAATTGATATGAAATATGTTAAGGgtaatatatgatatttttacaCAATTCGGGCCTCAACAACAGCAATGTCCAATCCCGTAAGGCAGGGCATAATGAAGGTAAGATATAGATTGTCAATACTTATATTCAatggtagagagactgcttcgaATACAATACGCGCCTTAAGCAATATAGAAAAAGAGGCCCTTTCTAAGGGAACTAATAAATCAACAATGTACATAATGTGCTACAAAATTGTGATTACCAGATGACTTCCAGATTCCTCTCGAATACCAGCACTACCGCTACCATAGTTTACGCCTATGCCAATATCATCGTCAGTTGCTGTAGTATATGGCTCGATGAACTTTTGAAAACCAAGAAGTTGACCTGTAACCATTTGTTTTTAACCAATAGGTATCAGAATATGTCAAGTTTACCATAACTTGAAAAATCATaaggttgaatttttttttacaaattaagtCTTTAATGTCATGTTTGTGTGAAAGGTGACCTTTTCTCGGTAGCCTTAACCAATAACCATTTCCGAATATAAATTTTCTAATTGAACTAATATCAAAATGTAACAATGGCCAACAATTTGATCAATAGATGTCCTTAAAGATAAATGTCCATTTTTCAACAATCAAACATCCAAAATTTACAATTATCAAACGCTATCACAGAAAGAAACAGACCGATAATGTCTGCAATGGTTCGACCATTGGTGAATCTTCCATTGACACCATCCGGGAAATCAACCCCATACGGCAGATAATTAGCTTTTGCTAGCGTATCAAGATCATTGTTGTTGCCGCAATCTACCAACGAGTCTCCAAATATGTAATAACATGGGACTAGTTGTTCTCTAGGAATTCCCAACGCCCTGACCTGCGTCAAACAAATAATCAAAGGAATCGAATACAATAGCCTGAGTTCACGAGCCATGATTGTTAGACTAGAAACACAAGGACAATTATCTATTTTGAATCCAAAATGCATGTTACGTTTGACACGTGACAGATGTTGACTTGTAGGAATTCTTTTTCAACGGTaagtaaaatttttgttttctatggTGAATAGGAAGTCAATATCTTGAGGTATGGATCGAGggaatttaattaaaaattgtaTTAAACATTACAAATTCACAATGTATTCCATCTCTGATTTCTAATTCCTTAcgatatattaattattaaataaaaaaatttgtgtaTTTCATGCTtaatttttctcttctttttttccttttcttatgATACAAAAATCATACTTTTTTGAAATGTGTGGATCAAGTAATCAAAAGATGGAATCTAGTTTATGTTGTCTTGAACAAATTCACGTTAGAGAGctcctcaccctc
The sequence above is drawn from the Erigeron canadensis isolate Cc75 chromosome 4, C_canadensis_v1, whole genome shotgun sequence genome and encodes:
- the LOC122597160 gene encoding uncharacterized protein LOC122597160, coding for MARELRLLYSIPLIICLTQVRALGIPREQLVPCYYIFGDSLVDCGNNNDLDTLAKANYLPYGVDFPDGVNGRFTNGRTIADIIGQLLGFQKFIEPYTTATDDDIGIGVNYGSGSAGIREESGSHLGDRVSLGRQLLNHEAIVSRLSLKQDNKTFTEEYLSKCLYIVNIGNNDYINNYLMPTNYPSSHQYTVDQFATVLMRQYTQQLKTLYRLGARKIAVFGLGMIGCAPAEIERFGTNGKPCVEWINDAVMVFNQQLKPLVDELNNGYPDARFTFINLTNILAPKGGVALPNKPCCPVREDGQCIPESIPCPNRALSVYLDSFHPTEIANRVLAKRSFNSLSPVDASPYDISQLNMASYNFTMVFRILVIVATLIQFQTLVVVAGEPQVPCYFIFGDSLVDSGNNNGLTTAAKANYPPYGIDFPQGTTGRFTNGRTKADVIGQLLGFVDNFIPPYATATNPEISKGVNYGSGGAGIRDDTGRNLGDRISLNRQLLNHASIISRLSLLQRNKTFTNEYLKKCIYVLEMGSNDYINNYLMPNNYVTSRIYTPDQYAAVLVRQYSKQLMNLYNLGARKIAVFGLSLIGCTPAEIARFGTEGKPCVQPINDAVELFNNRLKPVIDEINTNFQDARFTFINMTGISTPEGGLVSPDPPCCQVRSDGQCIPNSIPCPNRDVTIFYDGFHPTEIVNSFFAARSYVAQSPMDASPYDIRQLARL